The Chiloscyllium plagiosum isolate BGI_BamShark_2017 chromosome 6, ASM401019v2, whole genome shotgun sequence sequence GCCAATGTTCAGCATCCATCCAGAAGATTTGCAATAGGCCTATCAGAAATCATGTCATGTAACTACCTTTCAACTCCAGACTATTAAGTGACAGTCcagcagctgccatggtgggatttaactCTGTGTTCCCAGGGTAATGGCCCAGATCGCTGGATTATTCAACCAATGATTTTCTAACTTATCACCATCCTTATTTCCCCCCGTCCCCTCCAATGTCTGTTACCCAGACATTCTCCTGATGTGTCTCGATAGAcacagatatacagcacggaaaccaaccctttggaccaacttgtccattccaatcagatatcccaacctaatctagtcccatttgccagcacttggtccatatccctctaaacccttccaattcatatacccatccaaatgccttttaaatgttgcaattgtaccagccaccaccaccacttcctctggcagctcattccatacacgcaccaccctctgcgtgaaaaagctgccccttagatccatttaaaatttttcccctttcaccctaaacctatgtcctctaatttgactccccaaccccagtgaaaagacctttgtttatttaccctatccatgcccctcatagttttataaacctctataaggtcacccctcagcctccgacactccagggaaaacagccccagcctgctcagcctctccctaaagctcaaatcctccaaccctggcaacatccttgtaaatcttttctgaactgcctttccagaatgcagcacctcacatttatctaaattaaactcccatctgccactcctcagtccattggcccatctggtcaagatcccattgtactctgaggtaaccttcttgatGTCAAACTCTGTTCCGTAATACTTCCGTAAAGGATGTTGAGATGTTCCATTTGTTAAAAGGTGCTGCATCAGTGGAAGTTGTTGTAAAGTGCTCTGGAACTTTCTGACCAATGGTTTCTCAAAACCTGGATGTTGTGACAAATTCCGAGAAGGAGATGCCTCTTGGGAGTTCATTTAGTGCACTTTGGCTGCACTCAAAAAGTAGTTAGGGGAGCATTGGTCTTGAGGTGGTGGCTATAAAAATATCAGCCCTTCTTTCCACATTTCTTTCTGACagcagaattttctgttttaaatgaccAAAGCAGATGTTATCACTTTGTTACAACTGTGTGAATAGCTCAGAGATGCTAAAGAGTGAAGTCCAGACAATATCAGCTGACAGACCGTGGGTGTAACAGAACTGAGGAGTTGCACTTTATAATGGGACACCTTCAGTGAGATGTGTAACCAGGTCTACCCCTCTCTTTCTAAAGGCAAAAAATTGAGTGATGCCAAACCTGGTTTTTAAAAGCCAGTGGACTGCAGGCAGAAAGGAaagaggggttggggggggggggggtggagaggacAAGGTGAAGCCATCTAATGCATATCAGGCACAGTTTGGATTTGCAAATTGTGTATAACTCAAATTTGTCCTTTTTGTTTTCCCCTTTCTCCTTTTTTAGGTAGAGGCAGAAGCATTATGCCAGAATAGAGACCTTAACATAATCCCCACAGGTCTCCCTTTCGACATATGGAAACTGGATTTATCTGTTAATCGCATTAAGAGGCTGACAATGGAGAATCTGACTCTCTACCACTTCATTCAGTACCTGGATTTACAATCCAACCGCCTGGAGTTTATCCAACCAGGGACCTTTGCCAGTCTGTCTCACCTGGAGGTGCTTAACCTCGCAAACAACCTCTTGGATCTCAGCAAATATGGCCTCGGCAGGTTACCGTATGTGAAAAGGCTGGAGCTATCGGGTAACAGTTTGTACACTGATGTTGTTGAGGATTTTCTGAAAGAGGCCCCCTTGCTCGAGGAGCTGTCCTTGGCTAGGAACAGCATCACCAAACTCTCGGACCACACCTTCCGAGGATCCCCCTCTTTGACCCACGTAAACCTACAGCACAACATCATCATTGAGATCGAGTCGGGGGCGTTTCAGTCGCTCTCCAATCTGTCTGTGCTTGATCTGGCCATGAACTCCATACCCTGTATCTCTGACTTCGACCTCAAGCAACTTCAGGTGCTGAACTTGAGCAAGAACAGCATTGAACACTTCCTCATGGCTGAATCTGAGGAGGAGTACTCTCTGCAATGGTTGGATCTCAGTGACAATAATTTGCTCTATTTTCCCCTCTTTCCCAAGAGGAACCGCCTCCAGCACCTCGACCTCTCACGGAATTCACTTCAAGGGCTGTCCCCACCGCCCTCCCACCTGGAAGGGAGCCTGAATCGGAATTTGCAGACAAACGTGACCAAgtcctctctctcactgcacttgACTGAATTGGTCTACTTGGACCTGAGCTACAATGAGATAACCTCCATCCCATGGGAATTCTTCCGAAACATGAACTCCTTGAGGTTCCTCAACCTCAGCAGGAACTGCCTGCACAGTTTCGTCATCGGTGAGGCCAACATGCTGAACTTGCTGGTCAACCTCGACTTGAGTTCCAACGCATTACTGAACCTTTCACTGGCCTGGGGCAGCCTCAGCTTCCTGGAACACTTGCACCTTCAAGACAACCACCTACAGAATCTACCTTCCAATACCTTCAGGGGCCTGAACAGAATTCAGATCATTAGCCTTCATAACAACAATGTCAACATTTGTTGGGGCACCCATTGGCCTGAGGACCATGAGAATGGGTGCACAAGTTTCTCCCGAATCAATACACTCAGGTATTTATATCTGCGCAACAACAACATTAAGCACTTGCCTCCTCATGCTTTTCATCAGACTCCACTTGTGGAGTTGGACCTGTCCTTGAATCCTGGAATGAGCATTCATCCTGAGGCTCTATCTGATCTGGAGGCTTCATTGACCAACTTGTCTTTGAAAGGCAACAGGCTTCTCTCGTTGGGCGTGAACCTGTCACGTTTTTCCAATCTCCGGACGCTGGATGTGTCTGAGAACCAGTTGACTGAGCTTGCCATCTCCAGCAGGAGCTTGTCGCTAGAAACCGTGGATCTGCGCAACAATCAGTTCAGCACCTTGCAGCAAACCTCCATGGAGCTGCTGAACAGGACCCTACGTACCCTGCTGCTCTCTGGCAACCCATTTGACTGCTGCCGGACGACTGAGGTTCGGTGGCTGGCCTGGGTCGATGTCCCAGACAAACGGTCAGTGCTGTGCCATTACCAGACCAAAGATGGATACTCGCAAGCGCAATTGTTTAGCCCACGGCCCAGCCTCTGCCAGGACGGCACACGAGACTGGGCGACATGGAGTCTCTTGTTGCTGGTATTGATGATTGTAATATTTCTCACCATTGTCGTAGCTCTGGGTTGCTGCCTGGCACGGAGGCAGAAGGTCAAAGGGATGTTCTTGCACCATGTAAAAGCCTAGGCAATGTGCTTGCTCTTTTCTTCGTCAATGTTTAAATGAAGCGAAGTGAGGAGAATAAACATTTTACATAATCTGCGTATCAGATGGCCATCACAACCAAAGGGGTTTCGTAAAGAAGGCCAGGCATTTTGCACTGGCTTTTCCCATCTTTTGGAAGTTGGTCTTCTCCTCAAACCAAGGGGTTCGCAGTACCCAGCAATTCACagaagcacccccccccccaagtaaATCAATTTCAGACTAGATCGCTGACACTAGATTACTTCCCTCACAGAGTGATTATGAGAACAGTGGCCTTCAAAGGTAGGATAACCATGGATCCGTCTTACGTCTGTAAGGTCTGCCCCAACTGCTCATGATTAACGGCACAGTTGATCAGGTAACACATTATGGTGGAAGCGAGCTCAATAATAATTTTAGTACAATCGTAACAAATGAAGGAAAAATGTTTACAGCGCTACACGGAAAGGGTAGGATTGCATCACTTGCATCAAACTTTCTGGGAGGTGTCACAGGCCCAAcgacccaaatggcctccttttggtAGTTTCTCATTTTGCATTAAGCTGGTTCACCCATcctcattgttttaaaaaatctgttagAGAGAACTGTTTGAGTTGATGATGGGATTATAGACTGGATTAGAGTAGAGGATCTTGAGTCTAGAAGagagtggatgctgcctgaactgctgtgctcttccagcaccactaatccagaatctggtttccagcgtctgcagtcattgcttttacctcggAAAATCAacacttcaggcaaaagcccttcatcaggaaggtcctGAATTCAGTCTGCAACAAACTCAAAGTCTAAATTTCCTATTCAGTCTTCTCCACCTTTTGTGAggtggagaaaaacaaatcttttGCTCTGGATCATTATTCAACGAGCAGGAAGGAATGGGATTTGCAGACTGGGTTAGGTGAATAAGGGGTTGCCTATGTTCGTATGTTGCGTAAGATACCAATtgcgccaaatggcctttttctctgTTGTGCATTTTCTCCCATTCTGTCTCTTTTTGGAAGTGGCACTGTTGATAACAATCAGCTGGTGATACCACCCCACTGTCAAATTACCAAGCAATTCCTGACACCTAGGCTCTTTCGGTAGTCCCCACATTCACAGATGCCAATTCGATTCATTCCATGCGATAGCATGAAACAGTTGAAAGCACTGCAGAGTCACCTTGaagaacatttcagcaatagtacaGAAGACTTGTCCTCCAGAACCTGCTGCACCCCTGGAcgagctgttccagtacagccacaacattggcatctaccagGTATTATCCAATATTACCAGTCCACAAAAAGCAGGGTAAACCCAACTTGGCCAATTACCAAAACATCACTGTACTCTCAATAATTAGTAAAATAATGGAAAGTGTCAGTTACAGTGCTGTAAAGTGACAGGAGTTCCtctgggtagtgtcctaggcccaaccatcttcggctgcttcatcaatgaccttccctccataataaggtcagaaataggatGTTAGTTGATTTGCGTAATATTCAGTACCATTTGAAACTgctgagatactgaagcattaCATgttcaattgcagcaagacttggacaatatccaggcttgggcagaTAAGTAGCAACCAGACTCCACACATGCCAGGCAATTACTATTTCCAGTGAGAGACAATCTAGCCATTGTATCTTGACAtgagtggcattaccatcactgaatttcccactatcaacatcttgggggttaccattgatcagaaactggactggcctagccatataaatacagtggctgcaaaggttaagaatcctgcagcaagcaactcacctcccaacttcccaaaacctgtccaccatccacaaggcacaagtcaggagtgtgatggaatattttccaccttgcctggatgggggcagctccaacaacactcaagaagcttgacaccttccaggacaaagcagcccccgcttgtcCCCACACCCACCACCTTCCATATCCACTTCCCTCACTATCACCGATGCAAACtttcagcagtgtgtaccatctgcaagatgcaccacAATGACTCACCgatgctcctcagacagcaccatcaaaccCATGACTTcaatcatctagaaggacaaaggcagcagataggTGGGAGCTGGACCAGCatcacgttcccctccaagtcacaccattctgatttagaAATATGTCGCtgctccttcagtatcactgggtcaacatcctggagttccctccctaacgTGGGTTCCCACACCCACAGCAGGTAAAGAAGGGAACACCTTACAACCTTCTCCGCCAGGGCAATTGGAGTTCGGCAgcaaatattaaaatataaaaggTTCCTCAGGGGAATCCTGTTGTTTCccatgtgggagagtctaggaccaaagagTGCAATCTCAGAATACGGAATTGcacatttatgacagagatgaggaggcatctcttctctctgaggggagtgaacctgtggaattctttaccacagagtgctgggtcattaagtatattgaaagctgagagagacagatttttaatcaggaaaggaaccaaggattatgggaaaaaggcaggaaagtggagttgagggttatcagccatgatctcagtgaatggtggagcagactcgatgggctgaatgacctaattctgatCCTAAATCATAGTCTTaaatccatatcccatgaacaaatcttAAAAATCATTTAGAATACATGACAAGAGGATAGTAGCAGCTTTGGGACTGTATTACTAAATTAGTAATCCCCAGAAGCCTGGCCTAATTATTCAGGGACAAAAGTTCCAGTCCCTCTATGGCTGTTGGCACATTTCAGTTCAGTTCATTAAATATATCTCATAAAGCTAAGGTCGAAAATGGTGACCATATAATTGCAAGATTGTTATTTAAAA is a genomic window containing:
- the lrrc32 gene encoding transforming growth factor beta activator LRRC32, coding for MEHFLLLLIAVHSVATTSRPLEFHPCQTVEAEALCQNRDLNIIPTGLPFDIWKLDLSVNRIKRLTMENLTLYHFIQYLDLQSNRLEFIQPGTFASLSHLEVLNLANNLLDLSKYGLGRLPYVKRLELSGNSLYTDVVEDFLKEAPLLEELSLARNSITKLSDHTFRGSPSLTHVNLQHNIIIEIESGAFQSLSNLSVLDLAMNSIPCISDFDLKQLQVLNLSKNSIEHFLMAESEEEYSLQWLDLSDNNLLYFPLFPKRNRLQHLDLSRNSLQGLSPPPSHLEGSLNRNLQTNVTKSSLSLHLTELVYLDLSYNEITSIPWEFFRNMNSLRFLNLSRNCLHSFVIGEANMLNLLVNLDLSSNALLNLSLAWGSLSFLEHLHLQDNHLQNLPSNTFRGLNRIQIISLHNNNVNICWGTHWPEDHENGCTSFSRINTLRYLYLRNNNIKHLPPHAFHQTPLVELDLSLNPGMSIHPEALSDLEASLTNLSLKGNRLLSLGVNLSRFSNLRTLDVSENQLTELAISSRSLSLETVDLRNNQFSTLQQTSMELLNRTLRTLLLSGNPFDCCRTTEVRWLAWVDVPDKRSVLCHYQTKDGYSQAQLFSPRPSLCQDGTRDWATWSLLLLVLMIVIFLTIVVALGCCLARRQKVKGMFLHHVKA